One genomic segment of Amycolatopsis sp. WQ 127309 includes these proteins:
- the garA gene encoding glycogen accumulation regulator GarA, translating into MSTNDGPGGVPPEQSPERTSVFRADFLAEAEGHEPAPAAEAPVQGVDALPAGSALLVVKRGPNAGSRFLLDRDTTSAGRHPDSDIFLDDVTVSRRHAEFRREGGEFVVIDVGSLNGTYVNREPVDQAVLAGGDEVQIGKFRLVFLTGPGHGGQGAQ; encoded by the coding sequence GTGAGCACGAACGACGGGCCGGGCGGCGTTCCCCCGGAGCAGTCTCCGGAGCGGACCTCTGTCTTCCGGGCCGACTTCCTGGCCGAAGCCGAAGGCCACGAGCCCGCCCCGGCCGCCGAAGCCCCGGTCCAGGGCGTCGACGCCCTGCCCGCGGGTTCGGCGCTACTGGTCGTGAAGCGGGGCCCGAACGCGGGCTCGCGCTTCCTGCTCGACCGCGACACCACCAGCGCCGGGCGTCACCCGGACAGCGACATCTTCCTGGACGACGTCACGGTCTCGCGGCGGCACGCCGAGTTCCGCCGTGAGGGCGGGGAGTTCGTCGTCATCGACGTCGGCAGCCTCAACGGCACCTACGTCAACCGCGAGCCGGTCGACCAGGCCGTTCTCGCCGGCGGCGACGAGGTCCAGATCGGGAAGTTCCGCCTGGTCTTCCTGACCGGCCCGGGGCACGGGGGCCAGGGGGCGCAGTGA
- a CDS encoding bifunctional nuclease family protein, translating into MSEMRVVGVRVELPANQPILLLRETEGERYLPIWIGSVEATAIALEQQGVRPARPLTHDLLKEVIGALGRELEQVVITDLKEGTFFAELVFDGDIRVSARPSDSVALALRIGVPIHAVDAVLEEAGLIIPDEQEDEVEKFREFLDSVSPEDFRGADT; encoded by the coding sequence ATGAGCGAAATGCGCGTCGTCGGTGTGCGGGTCGAGCTGCCCGCGAATCAGCCGATCTTGTTGCTGCGGGAGACCGAGGGCGAACGGTACCTGCCGATCTGGATCGGCTCGGTCGAAGCGACCGCCATCGCGTTGGAGCAGCAAGGGGTCCGCCCCGCCCGCCCGCTCACCCATGACCTGCTCAAAGAGGTCATCGGGGCGTTGGGCCGCGAGCTGGAGCAGGTCGTGATCACCGACCTCAAGGAAGGCACGTTCTTCGCCGAGCTCGTGTTCGACGGTGACATCCGGGTGTCCGCCCGGCCGAGCGACTCGGTCGCGCTGGCCCTGCGGATCGGCGTCCCCATCCACGCCGTGGACGCGGTGCTGGAAGAGGCCGGCCTGATCATCCCGGACGAGCAGGAGGACGAGGTCGAGAAGTTCCGCGAGTTCCTCGACTCGGTCTCCCCGGAAGACTTCCGCGGCGCCGACACGTAA
- the gcvP gene encoding aminomethyl-transferring glycine dehydrogenase, which yields MQPSLASLEQGFPFADRHIGPGPAELRTILDVIGVASLDELAERAVPGSLRASAAPLDLPPPATEAQALAELRALAARNRPMAQMIGLGYHDTVTPPVIRRNILENPAWYTAYTPYQPEISQGRLEALLNFQTMVADLTGLPVANASLLDEATAAAEAMTLVRRAGKSASNRFVVDEDTLPQTLAVLRTRAGPLGIELVVEDLSQGLTGLGLGGDFFGVLLSCPGASGAVREFDFTIADAKKHGAAVIVAADPLSLTLLRPPGELGADVAIGSTQRFGVPLGFGGPHAAYLAVRQGLERQLPGRLVGVSKDEDGAPAYRLALQTREQHIRREKATSNICTAQVLLAVMASMYAVHHGPDGLRAIALRAHRMATVLAAGLCEGGVEVVHGEFFDTITAAVPGRAAAVVAAARDLGVNLRRIDDDHVGVACDETTTRERLSLVWKAFGVSVSDVDGLDEDTADALPAPLRRTSGFLTHPVFHAHRSETALLRYLRQLSDKDVALDRSMIPLGSCTMKLNAAAEMEPVTWPEFAGLHPFAPAEDAAGLLTVIADLEAWLARITGYDKVSLQPNAGSQGEFAGLLAIRAYHRSRGEGERDVCLIPASAHGTNAASAVMAGMRVVVVRCDDGGDIDLAHLRSTVDEHRADLAAIMITYPSTHGVYEDTVGEVCALVHDAGGQVYVDGANLNALIGVAQYGRFGADVSHLNLHKTFCVPHGGGGPGVGPIGVRAHLAPFLPNHPLQPAAGPATGVGPVSAAPWGSASILPISWAYVRMMGAEGLRRATLVAVANANYVARRLSEHYPVLYAGHEGLVAHECVLDLRPLTKATGVTVDDVAKRLADYGLHAPTMSFPVPGTLMVEPTESENLAELDRFCAAMIAIRGEIDRVTAGEWALADSPLRHAPHTARCVTGEWDRPYSRETAVFPAGTGGAKIWPPVRRVDGAAGDRNLVCSCPPPEAFA from the coding sequence GTGCAGCCGTCACTCGCCTCCCTGGAACAGGGCTTTCCCTTCGCCGACCGGCACATCGGGCCCGGCCCGGCGGAACTCCGCACGATTCTCGACGTCATCGGCGTCGCCTCGCTCGACGAACTCGCCGAACGGGCGGTGCCCGGGTCGCTGCGCGCGTCCGCCGCGCCCCTCGACCTGCCGCCGCCCGCCACCGAAGCCCAGGCGCTCGCCGAACTGCGGGCGCTGGCCGCGCGGAACCGGCCGATGGCCCAGATGATCGGCCTCGGTTACCACGACACCGTGACCCCGCCGGTGATCCGCCGGAACATCCTCGAGAACCCGGCCTGGTACACCGCGTACACGCCCTACCAGCCGGAGATCTCGCAAGGCCGGCTCGAAGCGCTCCTCAACTTCCAGACCATGGTCGCCGACCTGACCGGCCTGCCCGTCGCGAACGCGTCCCTGCTCGACGAGGCCACCGCGGCCGCCGAAGCGATGACGCTCGTGCGTCGCGCCGGCAAGTCGGCGTCCAACCGGTTCGTCGTCGACGAAGACACCCTGCCGCAGACCCTGGCCGTGCTCCGGACCCGCGCCGGACCGCTCGGCATCGAACTGGTCGTCGAAGACCTGTCCCAGGGGCTGACCGGGCTCGGCCTCGGCGGCGACTTCTTCGGCGTCCTGCTGTCCTGCCCGGGCGCGTCCGGCGCCGTCCGCGAGTTCGACTTCACCATCGCCGACGCGAAGAAGCACGGCGCGGCGGTGATCGTCGCCGCGGACCCCCTGTCCCTGACGCTGCTGCGGCCGCCCGGTGAGCTCGGCGCCGACGTCGCGATCGGCTCGACCCAGCGGTTCGGCGTCCCGCTGGGCTTCGGCGGTCCGCACGCGGCCTACCTGGCGGTCCGCCAAGGCTTGGAGCGGCAGCTGCCCGGCCGGCTGGTCGGTGTCTCGAAGGACGAAGACGGCGCCCCGGCGTACCGGCTGGCGCTGCAGACCCGGGAACAGCACATCCGCCGCGAGAAGGCGACGTCGAATATCTGCACCGCGCAGGTCCTGCTCGCCGTGATGGCCTCGATGTACGCGGTCCACCACGGCCCCGACGGCCTGCGCGCGATCGCGCTGCGCGCCCACCGGATGGCGACCGTGCTCGCGGCCGGCCTCTGCGAAGGTGGCGTCGAGGTCGTGCACGGCGAGTTCTTCGACACCATCACCGCGGCGGTACCGGGCCGCGCGGCCGCGGTCGTCGCGGCGGCCCGCGACCTCGGCGTGAACCTGCGGCGGATCGACGACGACCACGTCGGCGTCGCCTGCGACGAGACGACCACCCGCGAACGGCTTTCCCTGGTGTGGAAGGCCTTCGGCGTCTCGGTGTCCGATGTGGACGGCCTGGACGAGGACACGGCCGACGCGCTCCCGGCGCCGCTGCGGCGCACGAGCGGCTTCCTCACCCACCCGGTGTTCCACGCCCACCGCTCCGAAACCGCGTTGCTGCGCTACCTGCGGCAGCTGTCCGACAAGGACGTCGCGCTCGACCGCAGCATGATCCCGCTCGGCTCCTGCACGATGAAGCTCAACGCCGCGGCGGAGATGGAGCCGGTCACCTGGCCGGAGTTCGCCGGGCTGCACCCGTTCGCCCCGGCCGAGGACGCGGCCGGCCTGCTCACGGTCATCGCGGACCTCGAAGCCTGGCTGGCCCGGATCACCGGCTACGACAAGGTTTCCCTGCAGCCCAACGCCGGCAGCCAGGGCGAGTTCGCCGGGCTGCTGGCCATCCGCGCGTACCACCGCTCGCGCGGCGAGGGTGAGCGCGACGTCTGCCTGATCCCGGCCAGCGCGCACGGCACCAACGCCGCCAGCGCCGTGATGGCGGGCATGCGCGTGGTCGTCGTCCGGTGCGACGACGGCGGCGACATCGACCTCGCGCACCTGCGGTCCACAGTGGACGAGCACCGGGCCGACCTCGCGGCGATCATGATCACCTACCCGTCGACGCACGGCGTCTACGAGGACACCGTCGGCGAGGTCTGCGCGCTGGTGCACGACGCGGGCGGCCAGGTGTACGTCGACGGCGCCAACCTCAACGCCCTGATCGGCGTGGCGCAGTACGGCCGGTTCGGCGCCGACGTCTCGCACCTCAACCTGCACAAGACGTTCTGCGTCCCGCACGGTGGCGGCGGGCCGGGGGTCGGCCCGATCGGCGTCCGCGCGCACCTCGCGCCGTTCCTGCCGAACCACCCGCTGCAGCCCGCGGCCGGCCCGGCGACCGGCGTCGGCCCGGTCAGCGCGGCGCCGTGGGGCAGCGCGTCGATCCTGCCGATCTCGTGGGCCTACGTCCGGATGATGGGCGCCGAAGGCCTGCGCCGGGCGACGCTGGTGGCCGTGGCGAACGCCAACTACGTCGCGCGCCGCCTGAGCGAGCACTACCCGGTGCTCTACGCCGGCCACGAAGGCCTCGTCGCCCACGAGTGCGTCCTCGACCTGCGGCCGCTGACGAAGGCCACCGGCGTCACGGTCGACGACGTCGCCAAGCGGCTGGCGGACTACGGGCTGCACGCGCCGACGATGTCGTTCCCCGTCCCGGGCACGCTCATGGTGGAGCCGACCGAGAGCGAGAACCTGGCCGAGCTGGACCGCTTCTGCGCGGCGATGATCGCGATCCGCGGCGAGATCGACCGCGTCACGGCGGGGGAGTGGGCCCTGGCGGACTCGCCGCTGCGGCACGCGCCGCACACCGCGCGCTGCGTCACGGGCGAGTGGGACCGGCCCTACAGTCGTGAGACGGCGGTGTTCCCCGCCGGCACCGGCGGCGCGAAGATCTGGCCGCCGGTCCGCCGCGTCGACGGCGCCGCGGGCGACCGGAACCTGGTCTGCTCGTGCCCGCCGCCGGAGGCGTTCGCCTAG
- a CDS encoding MerR family transcriptional regulator translates to MVEAGSEKQPVRFAAGEQGELFPDDSLPDELVGYRGPAACQIAGITYRQLDYWARTKLIAPSIRTAHGSGSQRLYSFKDILVLKVVKRLLDTGVSLQNIRVAVDHLSVRGVRDLAKVTLFSDGTTVYECTSPEEIVDLLQGGQGVFGIAVSGAMQEISGTIHEFPAERADGGIVEAHEPDELTQRRNARRTG, encoded by the coding sequence GTGGTCGAGGCTGGTTCCGAGAAGCAGCCTGTTCGGTTCGCGGCTGGCGAGCAGGGTGAACTGTTCCCCGACGACTCGCTGCCCGACGAGCTCGTCGGCTACCGGGGTCCGGCCGCGTGCCAGATCGCCGGGATCACCTACCGTCAGCTCGACTACTGGGCTCGCACGAAACTGATCGCGCCCAGCATTCGCACCGCGCACGGCTCCGGCTCCCAGCGGCTGTACTCGTTCAAGGACATCCTGGTCCTGAAGGTGGTCAAGCGGCTGCTGGACACCGGGGTCTCGCTGCAGAACATCCGGGTCGCGGTCGACCACCTGTCCGTCCGCGGGGTCCGTGACCTCGCCAAGGTCACGCTGTTCTCCGACGGCACCACGGTCTACGAGTGCACCTCGCCGGAGGAGATCGTCGATCTGCTCCAGGGCGGCCAGGGCGTGTTCGGCATCGCGGTCAGCGGCGCGATGCAGGAAATCAGCGGCACCATCCACGAGTTCCCGGCCGAACGCGCCGACGGCGGCATCGTCGAAGCGCACGAGCCGGACGAGCTGACCCAGCGCCGCAACGCCCGCCGTACCGGGTGA
- a CDS encoding AMP-binding protein: MSNGARGDSGVHHAFRVARDYLQQHREDYDTAYRDFAWPEFDHFNWAIDWFDVVAHDPDNAERLALWIVEEDGTENRWTYPEMSGRSNQVANWLRGLGVRRGDRLILMLGNQGELWETILAAIKLGAVIIPASTLLGPADLTDRVERGAAKHVVIRSADTEKFADVAGDYTRIAVGEPVEGWHSYATAFAESPEFAPDGPTKAADPLLLYFTSGTTAKPKLVQHTQVSYPVGHLSTMYWIGLEPGDVHLNISSPGWAKHAWSNVFAPWNAEATVFLYNYTRFDAGALMAQMDRCGITSFCAPPTVWRMLIQADLTALKTPPKKVVGAGEPLNPEVIDQVEKAWGITIRDGFGQTESSVQIANTPGQDVVPGSMGRPLPGFVVALVDPVSGERAQEGEICLDLDHRPVGLMTGYAGDDERTSTAFSNGFYHTGDVGSIDERGYITYVGRTDDVFKASDYRISPFELESVLIEHEAVAEAAVVPAPDPIRLAVPKAYVVLAAGHEPTADTAKAILAYCREHLAPYKRIRRLEFADLPKTISGKIRRVELRGRESDPARGAGTEFREEDFPDLKG, encoded by the coding sequence GTGAGCAACGGCGCTCGAGGCGATTCCGGGGTCCACCACGCGTTCCGCGTGGCGCGCGACTACCTGCAGCAGCACCGCGAGGACTACGACACGGCGTACCGCGACTTCGCCTGGCCGGAGTTCGACCACTTCAACTGGGCGATCGACTGGTTCGACGTCGTCGCGCACGATCCGGACAACGCCGAGCGGCTGGCGTTGTGGATCGTCGAGGAGGACGGCACCGAGAACCGCTGGACCTACCCGGAGATGTCGGGCCGGTCCAACCAGGTGGCGAACTGGCTGCGCGGCCTCGGCGTGCGCCGCGGTGACCGGCTGATCCTCATGCTGGGCAACCAGGGTGAGCTGTGGGAGACGATCCTCGCCGCGATCAAGCTCGGCGCGGTGATCATCCCGGCGTCCACCCTGCTCGGCCCGGCCGACCTGACCGACCGCGTCGAGCGCGGCGCCGCCAAGCACGTCGTGATCCGCTCGGCCGACACGGAGAAGTTCGCGGACGTCGCCGGCGACTACACCCGGATCGCGGTGGGGGAGCCGGTCGAGGGCTGGCACTCGTACGCGACAGCGTTCGCCGAGTCGCCCGAGTTCGCCCCGGACGGTCCGACGAAGGCCGCCGACCCGCTGCTGCTGTACTTCACCTCCGGCACCACGGCGAAGCCGAAACTGGTGCAGCACACGCAGGTGTCGTACCCGGTCGGGCACCTGTCCACGATGTACTGGATCGGCCTGGAACCGGGCGACGTCCACCTCAACATCTCCTCGCCGGGCTGGGCGAAACACGCGTGGAGCAACGTCTTCGCGCCGTGGAACGCCGAGGCGACGGTGTTCCTCTACAACTACACCCGGTTCGACGCGGGCGCGCTGATGGCCCAGATGGACCGCTGCGGCATCACGAGCTTCTGCGCGCCGCCGACGGTCTGGCGGATGCTCATCCAGGCCGACCTGACGGCGCTGAAGACGCCGCCGAAGAAGGTCGTCGGGGCGGGCGAGCCGCTGAACCCCGAGGTGATCGACCAGGTCGAGAAGGCCTGGGGCATCACGATCCGGGACGGCTTCGGCCAGACCGAGAGCAGCGTCCAGATCGCCAACACGCCGGGCCAGGACGTCGTGCCGGGCTCGATGGGCCGCCCGCTGCCCGGGTTCGTCGTGGCGCTGGTCGACCCGGTCAGCGGTGAACGCGCGCAGGAGGGCGAGATCTGCCTCGACCTCGACCACCGCCCGGTGGGCCTGATGACGGGCTACGCCGGCGACGACGAGCGCACCTCGACGGCGTTTTCGAACGGCTTCTACCACACCGGGGACGTCGGTTCGATCGACGAACGCGGCTACATCACCTACGTCGGGCGCACCGACGACGTCTTCAAGGCGTCGGACTACCGGATCTCGCCGTTCGAGCTGGAGAGCGTGCTCATCGAGCACGAGGCGGTCGCCGAAGCGGCGGTCGTCCCGGCCCCCGACCCGATCCGGCTCGCCGTGCCGAAGGCCTACGTCGTGCTGGCCGCCGGCCACGAGCCGACGGCCGACACGGCGAAGGCGATCCTGGCGTACTGCCGCGAGCACCTGGCGCCGTACAAGCGGATCCGGCGGCTCGAGTTCGCCGACCTGCCGAAGACGATCTCGGGCAAGATCCGCCGCGTCGAGCTGCGCGGCCGCGAGAGCGACCCGGCGCGCGGCGCGGGCACGGAGTTCCGCGAGGAGGACTTCCCGGACCTCAAGGGCTGA
- a CDS encoding MerR family transcriptional regulator, with amino-acid sequence MRIGELAKRTGTTTRALRFYEDQGLLAARRAANGYREYDEDDLQLVTEILKLQTVGLSLDETRPFVDCLRSGHETGDACPSSIEMYRRKLAEADAVLARLGAIRADLAGKLADALARQDPACAPDPCVVPERL; translated from the coding sequence ATGCGGATCGGAGAGCTGGCCAAGCGCACGGGTACCACTACCCGTGCGCTTCGCTTTTACGAGGACCAGGGCCTCCTCGCGGCCCGTCGCGCGGCCAACGGCTACCGCGAGTACGACGAGGACGACCTCCAGCTGGTCACGGAGATCCTGAAGCTGCAGACCGTCGGGCTGTCCCTCGACGAGACCCGGCCGTTCGTCGACTGCCTGCGCAGCGGCCACGAGACCGGCGACGCCTGCCCGAGCTCGATCGAGATGTACCGGCGCAAGCTCGCGGAGGCCGACGCCGTCCTCGCCCGCCTCGGCGCGATCCGCGCCGACCTCGCCGGGAAGCTCGCCGACGCGCTGGCCAGGCAGGACCCCGCCTGCGCCCCCGATCCGTGCGTCGTCCCCGAACGTCTCTGA
- a CDS encoding MerR family transcriptional regulator, with product MTAAGRPQRDGLSIGAVLAQLRHDFPDVTISKIRFLEAEGLVQPGRTPSGYRQFAAADVERLKFVLAAQRDHYLPLKVIKEQLDAADSGAEPAAAMPRPPRRLVPIDGVADNVGLPVAEDFAAGRELRLTQEELLEQAGIDAAELAELLQYGLVRSGPAGFFDPDAVLVARTVKAMTEFGIEPRHLRAFRAAADREVGLLEQIVTPVYRHRDPEAKARADEVVRELAALSVTLHTLLVKAGIRGATGC from the coding sequence GTGACGGCGGCCGGGCGGCCACAACGGGACGGGTTGAGCATCGGGGCGGTTCTGGCGCAGCTGCGCCACGACTTCCCCGACGTCACCATCTCCAAGATCCGGTTCCTCGAGGCGGAAGGCCTGGTCCAACCGGGCCGGACGCCCTCGGGTTACCGGCAGTTCGCCGCGGCGGACGTGGAGCGGCTCAAGTTCGTCCTGGCCGCCCAGCGGGATCACTACCTCCCGTTGAAGGTCATCAAGGAGCAGCTGGACGCGGCGGACTCGGGTGCCGAGCCCGCCGCGGCCATGCCGCGACCACCGCGCCGTCTGGTGCCGATCGACGGGGTCGCCGACAACGTGGGCCTGCCGGTGGCGGAGGACTTCGCCGCCGGCCGGGAGCTGCGCCTGACCCAGGAGGAGCTCCTGGAACAGGCCGGCATCGACGCGGCGGAGCTGGCCGAGCTGCTGCAGTACGGCCTGGTGCGGTCCGGTCCCGCGGGGTTCTTCGACCCCGACGCGGTGCTGGTCGCGCGCACGGTGAAGGCGATGACCGAATTCGGTATCGAGCCGAGACACCTGCGTGCCTTCCGCGCCGCGGCCGACCGCGAGGTCGGCCTGCTGGAGCAGATCGTGACCCCGGTGTACCGGCATCGTGACCCGGAGGCCAAAGCACGGGCCGACGAGGTGGTGCGAGAGCTCGCGGCACTGTCGGTGACCCTGCACACGCTCCTCGTGAAGGCCGGAATCCGTGGCGCCACGGGTTGTTGA
- a CDS encoding CDP-alcohol phosphatidyltransferase family protein has translation MSTAAPEPAQANTPSAEPSLLRQAFNVPNMLSLLRLAGVPVFLWLLLGPKEDGWALAVLMFGALTDWLDGKLARWLNQMSRLGSLLDPAADRLYILATLVAFLLREIIPWWVVVPLLVREAVLGVCVLTLRRRGFAPPEVTYIGKGATFVLMYAFPFLLLTQGGSDIAAIARPIGYAFTIWGGVLYVWSGVLYVVQARTALRGAGDD, from the coding sequence GTGAGCACAGCCGCACCCGAACCAGCTCAAGCGAACACCCCGAGCGCCGAGCCGTCGCTGCTGCGACAGGCCTTCAACGTCCCCAACATGCTGTCGCTGCTGCGGCTGGCCGGTGTGCCGGTCTTCCTCTGGCTGCTGCTCGGCCCGAAGGAGGACGGCTGGGCGCTCGCGGTGCTGATGTTCGGCGCGCTCACCGACTGGCTCGACGGCAAGCTGGCCCGCTGGCTCAACCAGATGTCGCGGCTCGGCTCGCTGCTCGACCCGGCCGCCGACCGGCTCTACATCCTGGCGACGCTCGTCGCGTTCCTGCTCCGCGAGATCATCCCGTGGTGGGTCGTGGTGCCGCTGCTGGTCCGCGAGGCCGTGCTCGGCGTGTGCGTCCTGACGCTGCGCCGCCGCGGCTTCGCCCCGCCCGAGGTCACCTACATCGGCAAGGGCGCGACCTTCGTCCTGATGTACGCCTTCCCGTTCCTGCTGCTCACCCAGGGTGGCTCGGACATCGCCGCGATCGCCCGGCCGATCGGCTACGCCTTCACGATCTGGGGCGGGGTCCTCTACGTCTGGTCCGGCGTCCTCTACGTCGTGCAGGCGCGCACCGCGCTGCGCGGGGCCGGCGACGACTGA
- the gcvH gene encoding glycine cleavage system protein GcvH translates to MSVPEELRYTEEHEWVATRGEDTLVRIGITEYAQDQLGDVVFVDLPEAGRHVGAGDVFGEVESTKSVSELFAPVDGEIVAVNNAVADSPELINSDPYGEGWLIEIRLEDPSALEALLEAEAYGALIKG, encoded by the coding sequence GTGTCCGTTCCTGAAGAGCTTCGCTACACCGAGGAACACGAGTGGGTCGCGACCCGCGGCGAGGACACCCTCGTCCGGATCGGCATCACCGAGTACGCGCAGGACCAGCTCGGCGACGTCGTGTTCGTCGACCTGCCCGAGGCCGGCCGCCACGTCGGCGCAGGCGACGTCTTCGGCGAGGTCGAGTCGACCAAGAGCGTCTCGGAGCTGTTCGCGCCGGTCGACGGCGAGATCGTCGCCGTCAACAACGCCGTCGCCGACTCGCCCGAGCTGATCAACAGCGACCCCTACGGCGAGGGCTGGCTGATCGAGATCCGGCTCGAGGACCCCTCGGCGCTCGAAGCGCTGCTCGAAGCCGAGGCGTACGGCGCTTTGATCAAGGGCTGA
- the trxA gene encoding thioredoxin gives MSEIPEVTDTTFAAEVLGGDVPVLVEFWATWCPPCRMIAPVVAELARERVGTLSVRKINSDENPETTRAYQVMSLPTMILFRAEEPVLTVVGAQPKARLEERLDRALADQGAVALTNVSATSRP, from the coding sequence ATGTCCGAAATCCCCGAAGTCACGGATACGACGTTCGCCGCCGAGGTGCTCGGCGGCGACGTCCCGGTGCTGGTCGAGTTCTGGGCCACCTGGTGCCCGCCGTGCCGGATGATCGCGCCGGTCGTGGCCGAGCTGGCCCGCGAGCGCGTCGGCACGCTGTCGGTGCGCAAGATCAACTCCGACGAGAACCCGGAGACGACCCGGGCGTACCAGGTCATGTCGCTGCCGACGATGATCCTGTTCCGCGCCGAGGAGCCCGTCCTGACCGTCGTGGGCGCGCAGCCGAAGGCCCGGCTCGAAGAGCGCCTCGACCGGGCCCTCGCCGATCAGGGTGCGGTGGCCCTGACGAACGTGTCCGCGACCTCGCGGCCGTAG
- a CDS encoding TetR/AcrR family transcriptional regulator, which yields MQVKTELMAEMGLSVTEAARRAQILGATIGVINDLGYRKATFAKIRERAGLSSTRMISYHFTNKAGLMQAVLSTVVETKNEFLKERTGGDLDPADRAGYLRAHIETSIAFLRAYPDCVRVLTEMAANTDDAEGWVMTKVLVDDLRVHGLARQLKQGQAEGTFGAFTPEVMAMSIAQAIDGVAAAYAADPALDLELYGREVADTFVRATAP from the coding sequence ATGCAAGTAAAAACCGAACTCATGGCCGAGATGGGCCTCAGCGTGACCGAGGCCGCCCGCCGCGCGCAGATCCTCGGCGCGACGATCGGCGTCATCAACGACCTCGGCTACCGCAAGGCCACGTTCGCCAAGATCCGCGAACGCGCCGGGCTGAGCAGCACCCGGATGATCTCCTACCACTTCACCAACAAGGCCGGGCTGATGCAGGCGGTGCTCAGCACGGTCGTCGAGACGAAGAACGAGTTCCTCAAGGAGCGCACCGGCGGCGACCTGGACCCGGCCGACCGCGCCGGCTACCTGCGGGCGCACATCGAGACGTCGATCGCGTTCCTGCGGGCCTACCCGGACTGCGTGCGGGTGCTGACGGAGATGGCCGCCAACACCGACGACGCCGAGGGCTGGGTGATGACGAAGGTCCTGGTCGACGACCTGCGGGTGCACGGCCTGGCCCGTCAGCTCAAGCAGGGCCAGGCCGAGGGCACGTTCGGCGCGTTCACGCCCGAGGTGATGGCGATGTCGATCGCCCAGGCGATCGACGGCGTGGCGGCGGCCTACGCGGCCGACCCCGCGCTGGACCTGGAGCTCTACGGCCGCGAGGTCGCGGACACGTTCGTCAGGGCCACCGCACCCTGA
- a CDS encoding crotonase/enoyl-CoA hydratase family protein, whose amino-acid sequence MTATADSLPDLVSLEVDIEGHVAEVTLLGPSKGNAMGPDFWRELPLVMGALDADPQVRAVVLTGSGAHFSYGLDLPAMMGGWAPLLAGDALAGPRSEFHTEVRRLQAAVSSIAECRKPVIAAVSGWCIGGGVDVVTAADIRLASADAKFSVREVRVAIVADIGSLQRLAPIIGEGHVRELALTGKDIDAARAEKIGLVNDVYPDQDALLKAARELAGEIAANPPLVVQGTKQVLAANTERQVADGLRYVAAWNSAFLPSKDLGEAVQAFMERRKPEFTGE is encoded by the coding sequence ATGACCGCTACTGCTGACAGTCTGCCCGACCTCGTCTCCCTCGAGGTCGACATCGAAGGCCACGTCGCCGAAGTGACGCTCCTCGGCCCTTCGAAGGGCAACGCGATGGGCCCGGACTTCTGGCGCGAGCTGCCGCTGGTGATGGGGGCCCTCGACGCGGACCCGCAGGTCAGGGCCGTGGTGCTGACCGGCAGCGGCGCGCACTTCTCCTACGGCCTCGACCTGCCCGCGATGATGGGCGGCTGGGCGCCGCTGCTGGCCGGCGACGCGCTGGCCGGCCCGCGCAGCGAGTTCCACACCGAGGTCCGGCGGCTGCAGGCCGCCGTCAGCTCGATCGCCGAATGCCGCAAACCGGTCATCGCGGCCGTCTCCGGCTGGTGCATCGGCGGCGGCGTCGACGTCGTCACGGCGGCCGACATCCGCCTGGCCAGTGCGGACGCGAAGTTCAGCGTCCGCGAGGTGCGCGTCGCGATCGTCGCCGACATCGGCAGCCTCCAGCGGCTCGCCCCGATCATCGGCGAGGGCCACGTCCGCGAGCTGGCGCTGACCGGCAAGGACATCGACGCCGCCCGCGCCGAGAAGATCGGCCTCGTGAACGACGTCTACCCGGACCAGGACGCGCTGCTGAAGGCCGCGCGCGAACTGGCCGGTGAGATAGCTGCGAACCCGCCGCTCGTGGTGCAGGGTACGAAGCAGGTACTGGCGGCGAACACCGAGCGCCAGGTCGCCGACGGCCTCCGGTACGTCGCGGCGTGGAACTCGGCGTTCCTGCCCAGCAAGGACCTCGGCGAGGCGGTGCAGGCCTTCATGGAGCGTCGCAAGCCGGAGTTCACGGGCGAGTAG